actttcttcgATTTGCTCTCTGTAACTTCTCGTGGCTCTAAGATAATCTCGCTCATTGCTGATAATCTCTATATCCTTATATAGATCATCAAGTtcctttttcaatctttcattctcttcacgaAGATCACAATAAAGTGCCTTTGACTCTAAAGTTACTTCAGTATCCTTTTTAGGTGTGCATTCAACAGTTGCATGAAAAGCTTTGTTCTCTTGATCCTTGGAACAATTAAAGCTATCACAATTATTTTGTTCTCTATTCTCTACACATTTATGTGAtttttgagaaggagaagaactccttttcttttgtcttaataactttctaaattgtcgtgcagTCGTATCAACACTACAATTCTCAGTGTTTGTATCTGAAGAACATGTCTTAGTTACAACTTTAAGCGTAATACCCTCTTCATTCTTGAATTGGTATtcaaggtcaaagatctttaatttaccaactagagcgcttctagatagtgtggaaagatcatttgcttccatgatgacatgctttttagattcgtatcttttAGGTAAAGACCTTAGAGTTTTACAAACAATATCTTTATCcgaaatagtttttcctaaagcgTAAAAGGCATTCTCTATTTCAGAAAGTttttgatcaaactcatcaaaggtatcgtcttcatccatacgaaggttttcccatttcgaagatagggtttgaagcctagcttctttttcagaggcattcccttcaaatacgatattaagaatatcccaagcatcctttgatgttttacacctggttacatgatgatggaggTCTCGAGTTACATCATGGATAATGGCGTTCAATCCATAGGAATTTTGCTTCGAAAGCAAATTTTCTTCATTATTGAATCCATTCAATTCCTATAGTCTAAACTCAGTGGTTGAGTTGTTGACCAGTACTTTTGGGTGTTCATACCCATCAATAActaaaacccaagtgttaaagtcATGAGATTGAAGAAAATACTGCAAAGCAATTttacaccatagatagtttgagccatcaaatccTGGagctacgttaactgaatcaaccatttgattcaaaacttataggttggatcacgctaaacacatattgttagatcttttcgtgtttgtctgtgctgataccaattgaaaagacgagggtacccaaatatacctcaaactaaaacttttccacctataagtcctttctctgaaattgattgtctatggactgagtcgagacaatacaacaaatcggttcacactttgtgtgatcgtctatggatacgagatcgagacaatacgacaacaagataaattgtgtgattgactatggatgcaACATCaagacaacgaagtatgtttacttgataaatggttcggacttaaccaaacacgaaTAGGATtaatatcaagtaaataggaattaacgtttgtgtaatttagtttaaattataataagaacaattataattgcggaaataaaagtaaatgacacaacaagattttgttaacgaggaaaccgcaaatgcagaaaaaccccgggaccttgtccagaattgagtactctcaggattaagccgctatacaaaatcaaaccaacttcgtatagttgagaccaagcaactaaacctatagttcacctagttccgtctgtattcccacgcctccgacctgtaataagtcacgtacttggaacaatttctttggttcgtaatcCAAActgtaaaggaataacaaatctgtttggtatcatctcttttcaaccaagtgatgtgagttcgacaaaaggcacttctgtttatctcaataaactcctttgtcaggttcttagatctatcttattatcaactaccaaagtaattgttaagattttgcaatcaatacttttaatcacaaagaattgtattgatgccgatctacacaactaatcaatctaatctaccacaaggataaaccgattatagttggatcctcttttaccgaaacaagtattgtgcacaccaaagattatgaacccaaatcagaaatcttcaaagtcttctttgtctttaaatcttcttagatcttcaataaacatttgcacacaatcaacttgaatctcttgtaatcaatcacgcacagaacggagtctgttaacaatggattatcacaagacgcctttagatctacaaacagtctaaagatccccgttgtagatggggaaaaacgagttgctggtttttaagggattgaggagacgaatGTGCGGAGGGAACTactgaaccgagcgaactgtctaacctcacacagatgtactgcaAGAGGGAGTGCTTTgacttcgagagatcaatttgtagtactccggactaaaccaagacaatggtctttccagagtcaattcggtcacaagagaggatggatcgatctgtaagagggaagctgagaaatgtgtgagatcaatggtgatcgaaattgtaggtgtgttgtgtatcctgcgtgaagaaataagataagttctgattgattgaatttgctctgttgagagtaattttttTCAGACGATGAGTTTGTGTGCTCTTGTTTtacgaaaattgtttatccttcaatcatgattcagagacttatttatgttgctagaattgtaaacaccttgatcccatgaagtgtgacagttgttggagttaAAGACTGGGGAAgtgaaaatcgtgttaaaaccagtgcTCATCGtggggagacttggttgattttccatccactactttgctaactcctccaactgattgcacgacttgctcacattctcatcatgtgtatgaacacacgtgtcgcagaccaccagaccaaaaccctagttaatatcccccatgtgacacgattgatgtctcgtgattgtgagtctgcaaggcagacatgtatttagttagtcagttgctgacttcatgggacgatgagtccttgtattgctgagtcgaacgtgatttgcaaatctTCTAAGACTCATAAATCAAACGTGTctattgagacagaggtatgattctcgaacaaatgttgatagttaaggtgagcaaatactgctcattcgatggattgttgaatgttgatagttgaaccaatattccttagtctgagcaaatattgctcatttgagcaaatattgcccgtttgatgaattattggtaacattaccaaacaaaatattaatttaaaatactggcaactgaaccgagtataattaattaaaatgttgatcacgggatcaacgtaaaattattagtgtttgaatctgctcaaaattatgttttggagagctttggattcgaaaccctaattttgatcaattgatgatttattgaaaataaaccacggagtgaaggagggaccggctacatgggatgatggatcgaccatgtagcgcccagaagctcgaatgagctaataccaaagtctcttgaagaccagttggtgaaaaagacgattaaatgctggtttaatcatttattaatataatgctcgtctgagccttaggtgataaaacctaattaattatgaagagatggaggatcgaccaaggggtcatgagaccgtccctggttggtcatgggaccgactgacgatcgttttatgaaattccaaattgtttggaagagtttgaacctaatgtgaacaaattaggtcaaatgatgaaaatatgagggaccaacctcttgcaagccaaagagccaaccttggttggtcaaggtaatatgctcatgtcactaaagtgttcgtgtctcagtcctgagaattttggtattttctgccgtgcatttgagaaaatatgaagaattcagggtttttgCTTAAACTGAGgattttccatgagatgatggaaataataataaaataagggattacaaggtgtgggaccggccacggctagggcatggacggccggctagcaAGCCccgtcccgtgacacctttcccaattttatgtaatttccttgatgtgaaggaaataccatgaaattgaggagtttcataaggttaaggaatttccatgagatgatggaaataacaataataaaataaggaatcatgaagtgtgggaccgactatggccaaggcatggccggccggccaataagcccgatcccatggcacttttcctaattttatattattttcatgattttagggaaatatcatgaaatcaaggagtttgttgaaactaaggagctttccttaaagtgaaggagtttccatgagatgaaggaaacaatgataattaataataataaaataaggggcgtgtgggaccggccacaactagggaatggtcggccggctaggtcccggtcccgtgagtcttccctaattttatatcttttccttgatgtgaaggaaatatcatgaaaccaaggaatttcatgggatgaaggaaataataataataaaataataaggaatgcaaggtgtgggaccgaccacaactagggcatgaccggccgactagtgagcttggtcccgcgacacctttcctaatttttttattatttccttaatacggaggaaacaccatgaaactgaggagtttccttagaatgaaggatatttgttcaaatgaaggtatttccatgagatcaaggaaaaataataaaaatataataaaatagagaattaggcgtgggactggccacgccGTGACTGGCCGGACGGTGGGCCCAATCCCTTAGCGCCTTagctaattttttttaattatttttcctattttgcataggttcatcgttccttcgtacaggtgctcgttagtgcattattgctgagtacacttgcaccattttgatcggggcttactcgatagcacctcagatgcccgtacgttgaatatttatcactaacccatggaattctgatgggaagaaccacgaattgaagtaatgaaatattatgaagaacgtagaatatttcctTTAAGATTGTTAAACTAAACCTGATAAAGTTGAAATCGTTGAGTCACACTCTGCGAATCGACGATTGACTCAGAGATTTTTTCTTCACGGATCTCGTTTTCGGGGCTCTCTTTCTTCATTAATTCAGGTGTTGttctttgattcttcttcttttattaatTTTTCGTGATTAATAACCATTAAAATCAGGTGATTTCATGGATTCTGGCATGAAATCTATCTGTTTTGATGATTTTCATTTAAATAAATCTCAACCTAATTCTGAAATGTTATACCCAAAAGTCCCTTCAATAGATTTACCTGATGATTTGTTTGAAGAAGCTTTAAATCCATGGAAATTTTCGCTTATAGGAAGATTAAATCTACAGTTTATTAAGTTTGTTGATGCTGCTGTCATCCTAAGACAACAATGGAAGTTATCTGGTGATTGTAAACTTATACCATTGGGACGTGGTTTCTTCACAATTAAGCTGGACAATGAGTTAGATCGTATAATTATCAAGGCTGGTCAATGGGAAGTTTTGAATCAGGTTCTTCAGGTTAGAAATTGGAGTTCAAATTTTAGACCATCTGCTCAGCGTACTTCTAAAGCTCAAGTTTGGGTTCGTCTGCCTGGTTTGGGTCTTGAATTCTGGAAGGAAAAGATCTTATTCAAAATCTGTAAAGAAATTGGAACACCTATCAAAATTGATGCTGCTACTGAGAAGTGTGAATCTGGGTATTATGCAAATGTGTTGGTTGAGATGGATTTCGCTCAGCCAATTCCCAGCAAAATTTGGATTGGTACAAAGTATGGTGGTTTTTTTCAGGATATTTCAACTCAAATTCTTCCTAAATACTGTCATTACTGTAAGATTATTGGTCATGTAACTGCTGATTGTAGGATTTCACAATCTAAAAGTAATGCTGCAAGCAGTGAATCACAAAAGAATAAAACTCAAGTTCCCTTTGATATCTGTGATAGACCAGAGGTTGAAAGTTCTCCATCAAAGTTACAAGCCAGTACTTCCAATTCAGTTCATCAACATCATCCAGTGCAAGATTCTCTTGTTACTAATATCACAACTCCAGCTacaaaagataattcaagtgctatCAATCCTGGTTTGGTAGGAGGAAGATTTAATATCTTAAATTCTGAAGATaacaaggaggaggaggagattgaGAAAACTGCTAATGTTGAAATACCAACTCAAAAATTACTTCACATTGCTGAAGTTACTGAGCTTGAAAGTAGTGTTGTC
This genomic stretch from Papaver somniferum cultivar HN1 chromosome 5, ASM357369v1, whole genome shotgun sequence harbors:
- the LOC113279524 gene encoding uncharacterized protein LOC113279524, with protein sequence MLYPKVPSIDLPDDLFEEALNPWKFSLIGRLNLQFIKFVDAAVILRQQWKLSGDCKLIPLGRGFFTIKLDNELDRIIIKAGQWEVLNQVLQVRNWSSNFRPSAQRTSKAQVWVRLPGLGLEFWKEKILFKICKEIGTPIKIDAATEKCESGYYANVLVEMDFAQPIPSKIWIGTKYGGFFQDISTQILPKYCHYCKIIGHVTADCRISQSKSNAASSESQKNKTQVPFDICDRPEVESSPSKLQASTSNSVHQHHPVQDSLVTNITTPATKDNSSAINPGLVGGRFNILNSEDNKEEEEIEKTANVEIPTQKLLHIAEVTELEMVQTSAVKKLPTSNSKNNILSKGSAEQAIPRSKTANEVVKNIVPGNTSGGKIVNPVPHKYTFRKK